The Prionailurus viverrinus isolate Anna chromosome B4, UM_Priviv_1.0, whole genome shotgun sequence genome has a window encoding:
- the LOC125169849 gene encoding cytochrome c-like: protein MGDIEKGKKIFVQKCAQCHTVETEGKHNTGPNLHGLFGRKTSQAPGFSYMDANKNKGITWGEETLMEYLENPKKYIPGTKMIFTGIKKSGERADLIAYLKKATKE, encoded by the coding sequence atgggtgatATTGAGAAGGGCAAGAAGATTTTTGTTCAGAAGTGTGCCCAGTGCCATACTGTGGAAACGGAAGGCAAGCACAACACTGGGCCAAATCTCCATGGTTTATTTGGGCGAAAGACAAGTCAAGCCCCTGGATTTTCTTACATGGATGCCAACAAGAACAAAGGCATCACCTGGGGAGAAGAGACACTGATGGAGTATTTGGAAAATCCCAAGAAGTACATCCCTGGAACAAAAATGATCTTCACTGGCATTAAGAAGTCAGGGGAAAGAGCAGACTTGATAGCTTATCTCAAAAAAGCTACTAAGGAGTAA